A region from the Acidimicrobiia bacterium genome encodes:
- a CDS encoding DUF333 domain-containing protein: protein MCHLPDGTEIDEWEYYRQSSGEDSGAGLANPAAVFCEEQGGVVSGTEPMCELPDGTVVDAWEYFREQADLGQ, encoded by the coding sequence ATCTGTCACTTGCCTGACGGCACCGAGATCGATGAGTGGGAGTACTACCGCCAGTCGTCTGGCGAGGACAGCGGTGCCGGTCTCGCCAACCCGGCTGCGGTGTTCTGCGAGGAACAGGGCGGCGTCGTCTCGGGAACTGAGCCGATGTGCGAGTTGCCCGATGGTACCGTCGTTGACGCCTGGGAGTATTTCAGGGAGCAGGCCGATCTGGGGCAATAA